A stretch of Planctomycetaceae bacterium DNA encodes these proteins:
- a CDS encoding efflux RND transporter periplasmic adaptor subunit has product MQSDAWHCAFIFTKPRLAAFRMIVRRESQGVRHATAWFVSLIELPCSRCVSRRITILLLTLLSCFFGCDKSAEKATKEAVKPAKVEKLPVETDLARITLTADADRRLGIATTPVSKRSVTQRRTLGGMAVVPSGKSIVVTAPLAGSVSPPSSQAMPVPGAKVDAGRTLLLLTPLLSAERDVPTPAERVQLVGARATLMSSRTVAEGDVERITAEVEAARIALDRARKLFADRAGPRGAVEDAEAQLNIAASNLKAAQDREKQLSDLLKMLDISPTEGEATALPMTTPIGGLINRLEVSNGQTVASGAVLFEVVNTDVLWIRVPVFVDLLAEIQTNEPAQLAWLSGESFPQEIIAKPVAAPPTADPLSSSADLYYEVDNRELKLRPGQRVGVRLPVSTTETALVVPEAAILYDVYGNTWVYTKTADHEYTRRRVSIRFTDGDEAVLATGPALGTPVVTGGAAELFGTEFGAGK; this is encoded by the coding sequence ATGCAATCTGACGCCTGGCATTGCGCGTTCATTTTCACGAAACCGCGACTCGCTGCATTCCGAATGATCGTCCGCCGCGAATCACAGGGCGTCCGTCACGCCACTGCGTGGTTTGTATCGCTGATCGAGTTGCCGTGTTCGCGGTGTGTGTCGCGGCGGATCACGATCCTGCTGCTGACGCTGCTGTCATGTTTCTTCGGTTGCGACAAGTCGGCGGAGAAAGCGACAAAGGAAGCAGTCAAGCCGGCAAAGGTCGAGAAGCTGCCTGTCGAAACGGATCTGGCCCGCATTACTTTGACCGCCGACGCGGACCGGCGGCTTGGCATCGCCACCACGCCGGTTTCCAAACGCAGCGTGACTCAGCGACGAACGCTGGGCGGAATGGCGGTGGTGCCGTCCGGCAAATCAATCGTCGTGACCGCGCCTCTGGCGGGAAGCGTGTCACCGCCGTCGTCGCAGGCCATGCCCGTACCGGGAGCGAAAGTCGATGCCGGTCGAACGCTGTTGCTGCTGACGCCGCTGCTGTCCGCCGAACGCGACGTCCCGACTCCGGCCGAACGGGTGCAGCTCGTCGGTGCTCGCGCGACGCTGATGTCGTCGCGAACAGTCGCGGAGGGAGATGTCGAACGAATCACAGCCGAAGTGGAAGCGGCCAGGATCGCATTGGATCGCGCGAGGAAGCTGTTCGCAGACCGCGCCGGGCCGCGCGGCGCCGTGGAGGACGCGGAAGCTCAGTTGAACATCGCCGCCAGCAACCTGAAGGCGGCACAGGACCGCGAGAAGCAGCTCAGCGATCTGCTGAAAATGCTGGACATCTCCCCGACCGAAGGTGAAGCCACCGCTCTGCCGATGACGACACCCATCGGCGGTTTGATCAACCGTCTGGAAGTCAGCAACGGTCAAACGGTGGCCAGCGGAGCCGTGTTGTTTGAAGTCGTCAACACGGACGTGCTGTGGATTCGCGTGCCGGTGTTCGTGGACCTGCTGGCGGAAATCCAGACGAACGAACCGGCGCAACTGGCTTGGCTGTCCGGGGAGTCATTTCCGCAGGAGATCATCGCGAAACCGGTTGCGGCACCTCCGACAGCGGACCCGCTTTCGTCATCCGCCGATCTGTACTATGAAGTCGACAACCGGGAGCTGAAGCTGCGTCCCGGCCAGCGCGTCGGTGTCCGGCTTCCCGTTTCCACGACGGAAACGGCGCTCGTCGTTCCCGAGGCCGCAATTCTGTACGACGTGTACGGCAATACCTGGGTTTACACGAAGACTGCCGATCACGAATACACTCGTAGGCGCGTGTCGATTCGTTTCACGGACGGCGACGAAGCGGTCCTGGCGACCGGACCTGCGCTTGGAACACCGGTCGTCACCGGCGGCGCGGCGGAACTTTTCGGAACCGAATTCGGAGCCGGAAAGTGA
- a CDS encoding DUF1592 domain-containing protein yields MHFRLILAIGVVTTLHAIANCDEPDASPQPMPAAADNAAFDESAAVEFVRTHCVSCHLTESPEAGLDLELFASVADVAGDVSRWNKIAERVYDGQMPPPESEAPSHESRMAFVSWVRATVHAAVCDDGVAVGGPMMRRLNRSEYANTVRDLLGIQVNAGHALPADGAGGEGFDNAAETLFISPIHAEKFLEAARSAVDHAMKDPRDRSRLIIAEPGESRSPPDAAREVLAEFLPRAFRRPIQDDELQQYTDLFDTVYSEDESFDSAIPVVLQAAMVSPKFLFLAEEPNTQEVPVLISQYEMASRLSYFLWASMPDAELFRLADEGRLHDEDVLAQQVARMLLSETDRKGLRRGAKVREFATSFTEQWLGTRALGREFKPDPSVARRYDSELEGGMKYEPIFFFEDILSDNRSLLNLIDSDFTYVNRRLARHYGVDGEFREQPKLVELPEGSHRGGLLGMSAVLAVSSFPHRTSPVLRGKWILETLLGTPPPPPPPNVPPLDEAKHAESPASLRERLELHRANPACASCHATMDPLGFGLENFDVLGRWRTEIDGVPVDAHGELPDGRTFEGPEELKLLLMQRKQQFIRNLTSRMLGYALARGLTSEDDCVVEAIVEELAQHDYRSHTLIVEIVKSAPFRYKQGTIPGVSVIATGTDDAADNDDAGGNSAGQLQQEQPQEEQPDVESSTD; encoded by the coding sequence ATGCATTTCCGATTGATTCTTGCCATCGGCGTGGTGACGACTCTGCACGCCATCGCTAACTGTGATGAACCGGACGCCAGTCCGCAGCCTATGCCGGCTGCTGCGGATAATGCCGCGTTCGACGAATCTGCGGCCGTTGAATTTGTGCGGACCCACTGCGTCAGTTGCCACCTGACGGAATCTCCCGAGGCCGGCCTGGACCTGGAATTGTTTGCTTCGGTCGCTGATGTCGCGGGCGACGTGTCGCGGTGGAACAAGATCGCCGAACGCGTCTACGACGGTCAGATGCCGCCGCCGGAAAGCGAAGCTCCGTCGCACGAATCCCGCATGGCGTTCGTGTCGTGGGTGCGAGCCACAGTGCATGCGGCCGTGTGCGACGACGGCGTTGCTGTCGGCGGCCCGATGATGCGCCGACTGAACCGGTCGGAATATGCCAACACGGTTCGGGACCTGCTGGGAATTCAGGTCAACGCCGGACACGCTCTGCCCGCAGACGGAGCCGGCGGTGAGGGATTCGACAACGCCGCCGAAACTCTGTTCATCTCACCGATTCATGCCGAAAAGTTTCTGGAAGCGGCTCGTTCGGCGGTGGATCACGCCATGAAGGATCCGCGAGACAGAAGTCGGCTGATCATCGCTGAGCCCGGCGAATCCCGGTCGCCTCCGGATGCCGCGCGCGAAGTTCTTGCGGAGTTCCTTCCCAGGGCATTCCGTCGTCCGATTCAGGATGATGAACTTCAGCAGTACACAGATCTGTTCGACACGGTGTACAGCGAAGACGAATCCTTCGACTCGGCGATTCCGGTTGTGCTTCAGGCCGCGATGGTGTCGCCGAAGTTTCTGTTTCTGGCGGAGGAACCGAACACACAGGAGGTTCCGGTGCTGATCTCGCAGTACGAGATGGCGTCGCGGCTGTCATACTTTCTTTGGGCGTCGATGCCTGATGCCGAGTTATTTCGACTGGCGGACGAAGGCCGGCTTCATGACGAAGACGTGCTGGCTCAGCAGGTCGCACGCATGCTGCTTAGCGAAACGGATCGCAAGGGTTTGCGCCGAGGAGCGAAGGTCCGGGAATTCGCCACCAGCTTCACGGAACAATGGCTGGGCACTCGCGCGCTGGGGCGGGAATTCAAGCCGGATCCGTCCGTCGCCCGAAGGTACGACTCGGAACTCGAAGGCGGCATGAAGTACGAACCGATCTTCTTCTTCGAAGACATTCTGTCCGACAATCGCTCACTGCTGAACCTGATCGATTCTGACTTCACCTATGTCAATCGCAGACTGGCCCGCCACTACGGCGTGGACGGTGAGTTTCGCGAACAGCCGAAGCTGGTGGAACTGCCGGAAGGCAGTCATCGCGGCGGGCTGCTGGGGATGAGTGCCGTGCTGGCCGTTTCGTCGTTTCCGCATCGCACAAGTCCGGTGCTGCGGGGAAAGTGGATTCTGGAAACATTGCTGGGGACTCCGCCGCCACCGCCGCCGCCAAATGTTCCGCCGCTTGACGAAGCGAAACACGCTGAAAGTCCCGCTTCCCTGCGCGAACGACTGGAACTGCATCGAGCCAATCCCGCGTGCGCGTCCTGTCACGCGACAATGGACCCGCTGGGTTTCGGGCTGGAAAACTTCGACGTACTGGGTCGCTGGCGAACGGAAATCGACGGCGTTCCGGTGGATGCTCACGGAGAACTGCCCGATGGCCGGACGTTCGAAGGTCCCGAGGAACTCAAACTTCTGCTGATGCAGCGAAAGCAGCAGTTTATTCGCAATCTCACATCGCGAATGCTGGGATATGCACTTGCCCGCGGGTTGACCAGCGAAGATGACTGTGTCGTTGAGGCAATCGTCGAAGAACTGGCGCAACACGACTATCGATCTCATACACTGATCGTCGAAATCGTGAAGAGTGCCCCGTTTCGCTACAAGCAGGGTACAATTCCCGGTGTCTCTGTGATCGCCACCGGCACTGACGATGCCGCTGACAATGACGATGCCGGCGGCAATTCCGCCGGACAGTTGCAACAGGAACAGCCGCAAGAGGAACAGCCTGATGTTGAATCGAGCACCGATTGA
- a CDS encoding efflux RND transporter permease subunit has translation MNWLIRTSLQFRLLVLVFAAALVIVGVQTSDSVPLDVFPEFAPPLVEIQTEAPGIATEDVESLITVPIENAVNGIPFVQTVRSKSVLGLSSVRLIFEQGTDLLTARQLVQERLALAARQLPMVARPPVILPPLSSLSRCLKIGLWSDTQSQMDMTVLTKWTIRPRLMSVAGVANVAVWGEKEPQLQVVVDPDRLRANNVTLDAIQQTVRDATAVGAGGFLDTANQRLALRHVPAVYTPEQLGEIVIGFRQQNTTAATSASGSMASPPAPLRIKDVADVKYDHAPPIGDSIINSRPGLLLIVEKQPWANTLDVTRNVEKAMQELKPAMGDVEYDTTVFRPATFIERALTNLSHSMMFGCALVVMVLLLFLFDWRCAIISATAIPLSLLAAVMVLYWRGGTINTMVLAGLVIALGEVVDDAIIDVENIMRRLRLNSQLPEPRSAFQVVFEASMEVRSAVVYATVIVVLAFLPVFFLTGLAGAFFRPLAAAYILAILASLAVALTVTPAMSLMLLPRSAEHRSQDSPLVRLFRRTYRSVLSVALRLKWGTLAVTAVAFGLLAASIPRLGEQLMPKFRETDFLMHWVEKPGIGIDAMNRITLRASSELMDVAGVRNFGSHIGRATVADEVVGPNFTELWISIDDSRDYDATVAEVQTIVDGYPGLYRDLLTYLTERIKEVLTGTSASIVVRVYGPDMQQLRATAAEIESVIRPIDGVTTLKVEPQVLVPQIAIDINLDAAAQFGLTPGRLMQSVTTLVNGTQVGEMYRDQAIFPVVVRGKDRLRTDLATLGQLMIDTPSGAQVPLKSVATLTIVPAPNEIKREGASRRLDVTCNAEGRDLASVATDIEAAVRSGVQFGTGYHPEFLGEYAEARASRQRLLLLSLGSIIAITIILYVDFVSWRLVFLILLALPIALGSGLLGVMAGGGIISLGSLVGFVTVLGIAARNAIMLISHYRHLTAEQPHLSPRELILRGAEERLAPILMTALTTGLALVPLIVTGELPGQEIEYPMALVILAGLAGATLVNLLVLPVLYSWLSVTARQPA, from the coding sequence GTGAACTGGCTGATCAGAACGTCGCTGCAGTTTCGATTGCTGGTGCTGGTGTTTGCCGCGGCGCTGGTCATCGTCGGCGTCCAGACGTCGGACAGTGTGCCTCTGGACGTGTTTCCGGAATTCGCTCCGCCGCTGGTTGAGATTCAGACGGAAGCTCCGGGGATCGCCACCGAAGATGTCGAAAGTCTGATCACAGTCCCGATCGAAAACGCGGTCAACGGCATTCCGTTTGTCCAGACAGTGCGGTCGAAATCGGTGCTGGGCCTTTCCAGCGTTCGACTGATCTTCGAGCAGGGGACGGATCTGCTGACGGCCCGGCAGCTCGTTCAGGAACGCCTGGCTCTGGCTGCCCGACAACTGCCGATGGTGGCCCGGCCACCCGTAATTCTGCCTCCGCTTTCATCACTGAGCCGCTGCCTGAAGATCGGGCTCTGGTCCGACACGCAATCGCAGATGGACATGACGGTCCTGACGAAGTGGACGATCCGGCCGCGACTGATGTCGGTCGCGGGCGTCGCAAATGTTGCCGTCTGGGGCGAGAAGGAGCCGCAGTTGCAGGTGGTGGTCGACCCGGACCGACTGCGCGCCAACAACGTAACGCTTGATGCCATCCAGCAGACGGTGCGCGACGCGACGGCTGTCGGCGCCGGCGGCTTTTTGGACACAGCCAATCAGCGGCTGGCGCTGCGTCATGTTCCGGCGGTGTACACGCCCGAGCAACTTGGCGAAATCGTCATCGGCTTCCGTCAGCAGAATACCACGGCAGCGACGTCAGCCAGCGGCTCGATGGCTTCACCGCCGGCACCGCTGCGAATCAAAGACGTCGCGGACGTGAAGTACGATCACGCGCCGCCCATTGGTGATTCGATCATCAACAGCCGGCCGGGCCTGTTGCTGATCGTCGAAAAGCAGCCGTGGGCGAACACTCTGGATGTCACGCGCAACGTCGAGAAGGCGATGCAGGAACTGAAGCCGGCGATGGGCGACGTCGAATACGACACCACCGTGTTTCGTCCCGCCACTTTCATTGAGCGGGCTCTGACGAATCTCAGCCATTCCATGATGTTCGGCTGCGCGCTGGTGGTGATGGTGCTGCTGCTGTTTCTGTTCGACTGGCGCTGTGCAATCATCAGCGCGACGGCCATCCCGCTGTCGCTGCTGGCCGCGGTGATGGTTCTGTACTGGCGCGGCGGAACGATCAACACCATGGTTCTCGCGGGACTGGTGATCGCTCTGGGAGAAGTCGTCGACGACGCCATTATTGACGTCGAAAACATCATGCGGCGTCTGCGTCTGAATTCGCAGCTTCCGGAACCTCGCAGCGCGTTTCAGGTCGTGTTTGAAGCGTCCATGGAAGTTCGCAGCGCTGTGGTTTATGCCACCGTGATTGTCGTGCTGGCCTTTCTGCCGGTGTTCTTTCTGACCGGGCTTGCCGGAGCCTTCTTCCGGCCTCTGGCGGCAGCTTACATCCTGGCGATCCTTGCGTCGCTGGCCGTTGCGCTGACCGTCACGCCGGCCATGTCTCTGATGCTGCTGCCCCGGTCAGCCGAACATCGTTCTCAGGACAGTCCGCTGGTGCGTCTGTTTCGCCGAACGTATCGATCCGTGTTGTCCGTCGCCCTGCGGCTGAAGTGGGGCACGCTGGCGGTGACAGCGGTGGCCTTCGGGCTGCTGGCGGCCAGCATTCCCCGGCTGGGCGAACAGTTGATGCCGAAGTTCCGCGAAACGGATTTTCTGATGCACTGGGTGGAAAAGCCGGGAATCGGCATCGACGCCATGAACCGCATCACGCTGCGAGCCAGTTCGGAACTGATGGACGTTGCAGGAGTTCGCAACTTTGGTTCTCACATCGGCAGAGCCACAGTCGCGGACGAAGTCGTCGGGCCGAATTTCACGGAATTGTGGATCAGCATCGATGACTCCCGAGACTACGACGCAACTGTCGCCGAAGTTCAGACCATCGTTGACGGCTACCCGGGTCTGTACCGCGACCTGCTGACTTACCTGACCGAGCGCATCAAAGAAGTTCTGACCGGCACCAGCGCCTCGATCGTCGTGCGAGTCTATGGGCCGGACATGCAGCAGTTGCGAGCCACCGCCGCAGAGATTGAATCCGTCATCAGACCGATTGACGGAGTCACCACGCTGAAAGTCGAACCACAGGTTCTGGTTCCTCAGATCGCCATCGACATCAACCTCGACGCCGCCGCTCAGTTCGGGCTGACGCCAGGTCGGCTGATGCAAAGCGTGACAACACTGGTCAACGGCACACAGGTCGGCGAAATGTACCGCGACCAGGCAATCTTCCCGGTCGTCGTTCGCGGAAAGGATCGGCTGCGCACGGACCTGGCGACTTTGGGACAACTGATGATCGACACTCCGTCGGGTGCCCAGGTTCCGCTGAAAAGTGTTGCGACGCTGACGATTGTTCCGGCTCCCAACGAGATCAAGCGCGAAGGAGCGTCGCGTCGGCTGGACGTGACCTGCAACGCAGAAGGTCGTGATCTGGCATCCGTTGCCACCGACATTGAAGCGGCGGTGCGCAGCGGTGTGCAGTTCGGGACCGGCTATCATCCGGAATTTCTCGGTGAGTACGCCGAAGCCAGGGCCTCGCGGCAGCGGCTGTTGCTGCTGTCACTCGGGTCGATCATCGCGATCACGATCATTCTGTACGTCGACTTTGTCAGTTGGCGGCTTGTGTTTCTGATTCTGCTGGCGCTGCCAATTGCACTGGGCAGCGGACTGCTGGGTGTGATGGCCGGAGGAGGAATCATTTCCCTGGGATCGCTGGTCGGCTTTGTCACGGTGCTGGGGATCGCCGCGCGAAATGCCATCATGCTCATCAGCCATTACCGGCACCTGACGGCCGAACAGCCGCACCTGTCGCCGCGCGAACTCATCCTGCGCGGCGCCGAGGAACGTCTGGCTCCGATTTTGATGACCGCGCTGACAACCGGACTCGCGCTGGTTCCGCTGATCGTCACCGGAGAACTTCCCGGACAGGAGATCGAATACCCGATGGCACTTGTGATCCTTGCCGGTCTTGCCGGAGCCACACTTGTCAACCTGCTGGTGCTGCCGGTGCTTTACAGTTGGCTGTCGGTGACTGCGCGACAACCCGCGTGA
- a CDS encoding DUF1552 domain-containing protein, with protein MLNRAPIDHALSGPRVSELSKRGFTVSRRTVLRGTGAALALPWLEAMLPRSAKAAGAEATDDTPVRMAALFVPNGVRQDMWTPEGEGREFTLSPTLEPLADLQDQLLVLTNLWNQASDFGDGHYVKTSGFLTCTTINKSLGIDLNCNGQSMDQVAAQTAAMHTPLPSLELGIDPVTTGVDTNVGYTRVYGSHIAWSGPTNPLARELNPRLVFERLFRTSNPRQDAALRDTLLLDRVIGDARQLQQRLGVADRQRMDEYLQSVRAIEKRLQDQQDGGLAAWRPRAPINADTRPPESPPEEYVEHVQLMLDMIALAFQTDTTRVCTFMFGNAVSGRNFSFLDGVTGGHHDTSHHQNEEDKLKAYQLINRWHVTQYAYLLNRLRGMQERESTVLDNSMILYGSGLRDGNSHNPHNLPILVGGRGGGRLQSGQHLSYGRDTPLANLYVAMLQAFGCDTDQFADSTGPLPGVLA; from the coding sequence ATGTTGAATCGAGCACCGATTGACCACGCACTTTCGGGCCCCCGCGTCAGTGAACTTTCGAAACGTGGGTTTACCGTATCCCGCCGAACTGTGCTTCGCGGAACAGGAGCGGCTTTGGCGCTGCCGTGGCTGGAAGCAATGCTGCCCCGCTCAGCCAAAGCGGCCGGCGCTGAAGCGACTGATGATACACCGGTCCGCATGGCGGCTCTGTTTGTGCCCAACGGTGTGCGTCAGGACATGTGGACTCCCGAAGGTGAGGGACGCGAATTTACGCTTTCTCCCACACTTGAACCGCTTGCCGATTTGCAGGACCAGTTGCTGGTTTTGACAAACCTGTGGAACCAGGCCAGCGACTTCGGCGACGGGCACTACGTCAAGACATCCGGATTTCTGACCTGCACAACAATCAACAAGTCACTGGGCATCGACCTGAACTGCAACGGTCAGTCAATGGATCAGGTGGCCGCGCAAACTGCGGCGATGCACACGCCGCTGCCTTCGCTGGAACTGGGCATCGATCCCGTGACGACCGGCGTCGACACCAACGTCGGGTACACGCGAGTCTACGGATCACACATTGCCTGGAGCGGTCCGACCAATCCACTGGCTCGCGAACTGAATCCTCGCCTGGTGTTCGAACGCCTGTTCCGCACATCAAATCCCCGGCAGGACGCAGCGCTTCGCGACACGCTGCTGCTGGATCGGGTCATCGGAGACGCAAGACAGCTTCAGCAGCGTCTGGGCGTCGCGGACCGGCAGAGAATGGATGAGTACCTGCAGTCCGTGCGTGCCATCGAAAAGCGATTGCAGGACCAGCAGGACGGAGGACTCGCGGCCTGGAGGCCTCGTGCGCCGATCAATGCGGACACACGTCCGCCGGAGAGTCCTCCGGAAGAGTACGTCGAACATGTGCAATTGATGCTTGATATGATTGCCCTGGCATTTCAGACCGACACCACACGAGTCTGCACATTCATGTTTGGAAATGCCGTCAGCGGTCGTAACTTCTCATTTCTGGACGGCGTCACCGGCGGCCACCACGACACGTCTCATCACCAGAACGAAGAGGACAAACTGAAGGCCTATCAGTTGATCAACCGGTGGCACGTGACTCAGTACGCTTATCTGCTGAACCGTCTGCGCGGAATGCAGGAACGCGAAAGCACCGTACTTGACAATTCGATGATTCTGTATGGCTCCGGACTGCGGGACGGCAACAGCCACAATCCTCACAACCTGCCGATTCTGGTCGGCGGTCGCGGTGGTGGTCGGCTGCAGTCGGGTCAGCACTTGTCTTACGGTCGCGACACGCCGCTGGCGAATCTTTACGTTGCCATGCTGCAGGCGTTTGGATGCGACACGGACCAGTTCGCTGACAGTACCGGTCCCCTGCCCGGCGTACTGGCCTGA
- a CDS encoding ABC transporter ATP-binding protein: MPDELIRLNGVTKLYGRVLGVNDINLSLPAGAYGLLGPNGAGKSTLLNLLTGQLLPTRGTVRVLDRDPRNNPELMRRIGFCPGFEGMYSKIAGLDWVTFLLQMQGVSRVQALETAIECMMLVGMADSMNRPIASYSRGMRQRTKLAQAIAHDPELLILDEPLSGLDPVGRAEMTDLLRKRIADGRSLIIASHVLHEIEALTHSFLLISGGRLLASGTAEEVHELLFDLPVEIHVRCNHPRQLAGLLMKHELADAVRVGHDKAGEELLVVSTRQTSQFTAMLPAWIDEHELTVFELRTADDSLQSLFNSLMRIHRGEG; encoded by the coding sequence ATGCCCGACGAGCTCATTCGGTTGAACGGCGTTACGAAGCTGTACGGCAGAGTGCTGGGTGTCAATGACATCAACCTGTCGCTGCCCGCGGGCGCCTACGGACTGCTGGGACCGAATGGTGCCGGCAAAAGTACCTTGCTGAACCTGCTGACCGGTCAATTGCTGCCGACTCGCGGAACGGTGCGAGTGCTGGACAGAGATCCCCGAAACAATCCGGAACTCATGCGGCGGATTGGCTTCTGCCCCGGCTTCGAGGGCATGTATTCAAAAATCGCGGGGCTGGATTGGGTCACGTTTCTGCTGCAGATGCAGGGAGTCAGCCGCGTGCAGGCACTGGAGACCGCGATCGAATGCATGATGCTGGTCGGAATGGCGGATTCGATGAACAGGCCGATCGCCAGCTACTCGCGCGGAATGAGGCAGCGCACGAAGCTCGCACAGGCGATCGCTCACGATCCGGAACTGCTGATTCTGGACGAACCGCTCAGCGGGCTGGATCCGGTCGGCCGCGCGGAAATGACCGATCTGCTGCGGAAGCGAATTGCTGACGGCCGCAGTCTGATCATTGCCAGCCACGTGCTGCATGAGATCGAAGCGCTGACGCATTCGTTTCTGCTGATTTCCGGCGGTCGACTGCTGGCATCCGGCACGGCCGAAGAAGTTCACGAACTGCTGTTTGATCTGCCCGTGGAAATCCACGTCCGGTGCAATCACCCGCGACAACTGGCGGGACTGCTGATGAAACACGAACTGGCGGACGCCGTCCGAGTTGGTCACGACAAGGCCGGCGAAGAACTGCTGGTGGTGTCAACGCGACAGACTTCGCAGTTCACGGCAATGCTGCCGGCGTGGATTGACGAACACGAACTGACGGTGTTCGAACTGCGGACGGCGGACGATTCGCTGCAGTCGCTGTTTAACTCACTGATGCGCATTCACCGGGGTGAAGGATGA